DNA sequence from the Lycium barbarum isolate Lr01 chromosome 5, ASM1917538v2, whole genome shotgun sequence genome:
tctggagctgtgctgagtcatgtatagatatgtatgattacgggtatgtcagggccctgtcctgactcataatgttcagttcacttcttagagacttttgcagacaggtTTGTCGaggtgtcgacaaagtgatgtcagttgagtcctttgtggattttaaaagagtatgtattttagatgatttagattggtctaaagtacttattgattgaaagttttcataatcgttatagagataatgatttcaattttaaaaaaaaattatgttcttaaaagtttttgaaatggcaggttttaatagagtgaatgtctaagggttcgctagactctgatgagagtcgggtgcccgtcatgccctaccattgctagggtgtgacaatttGTCTACAAAAAATGTCTCGATTCCTTCATTCCTTGTATGATTAACCATCCAAAAATAGTGATTACGTGCCACTTTGTGGAAGGTAACGAAAGTCGGGTAGACTGTAAACCCGTTAACCGGgttaaccggtaaccggttagggaaccgatcggtttccggttaaaaaatcggaaccgtttaaccggtttcggtttgaaacctcaaaccggaaccaGTCCGATTCAAAGTCcccaaaacctttttttttttgtattatatatatatatatatattatagtatttattagtatattgtaggtatatttacatatgttatacaagtttataagtaaagtttaaatatttactgactaacaggctaacagcaagtcagcaatacagaatatacgtgtatacatatatatattaagttatatgcttaagttatagtgttatactacatatacctaaaatatagtaagaatatacgtatatatatatcaatatacttaggttatataacttaaatatatatatatatatatatatatatatatatatatatatatatatatatatatatatatatatatatatgtttaagtatactatatatacttataacttatgttatttatagcttaattttttctaagtttataaattcgtatatacgtatacatatatatatatatacctaaaatatagtaagaatatacgtatatatatatatatcaatatatgtatcaatatacttaggttatataacttaatatatataaatatgttttaagtataacttatatatatgtataacttaatatatatatatatatatatatatatatatatatatatatatatatatatatatgtttaagttatacttatagtatactatacattataagtatattcttaatatattttagttatttttcaagtatataactttctagaatatacttatatatatatcaatatatgtatcaatatacttaggttatataacttaatatatataaatatgtttaaattatatataacttatatatatgtataacttaatattgtgtgtgtgtgtgtgtgtgtgtgtgtgtgagagtgtgtgtttaagttatacttatactatactatacattataagtatattcttaactatataCTATATAACTTTCTAGAATATATTAAGTATACAATATAACTTTctagaatatacttatatatatatatcaatatatgtatcaatatacttaggttatataacttaatatatataaatatgtttaagttatatataacttatatatatgtataacttaatatatatatcggaaaagggccaaatatacccctgtactatcgaaaaagggtcaaatatacccttcgttatactttgggttcaaatatacccctgtcgttatattttgggttcaaatatacccctccacagTTAAAGTTGACCTCAATCCTACATGacattaatattttaataaaataaatattatgtgGCATGACACCTCACTTACAAACCCAATTTTACCCCTTCCCTCCCTATCTTCTTCCCCCTCACCTGCCCCTCTATTACTACCGTCCTTATGCCACCACCATTAATTAATATACCAAGGGAAAAAAGGGATTGTGAAATGTTGCTACTGAAATCCTTTCTTTTTCTGAGTTAACCACTGATCTATGCTCTATGCTCTATGCTTCTGTAAATTCCATTCGAGAAAATCTGGCCCGAAAAAAGATAAGAGCTTTAGATATACTAGCTTAGAAAGAGTTAGACAACTAAAACAATTGAATCTAGAAGCGGAATGATTCCTAATGAAACGCATTTTTGTTTCTCGTATTGATATCTTCATGACGAAATTCTATTAGACCCGCTGTCTCATGTTATGTGATACTCGTTCATATTTGTAGAAGAGTTAGATAAATGCAGTAAAGTGCCTTTATTTTCATTCCTCTTTGTACACATTTTGCAGATAATTGAAAACTCTCTCTTCTTCCCCCAATCTAACCTACTGTGTTCTTCATCTGAACTGTTTTGCATGAATATTTGATCCACAAATAGTGGTGGACACAAGGATGGTAGTAGTAGAGTGGGAGGTGTGGTGGAAGAAGATAGGAAGGGGAGGGGTAAAATTGGGTTTGTAAGTGAGGTGACATGCcacataatatttattttattaaaatattaatgcCATGTAGGATTGAGGTCAACTTTAActgtggaggggtatatttgaactcaaagtataacgaagggtatatttggccctttttcaatagtataggggtatatttggccctttttcaatagtataggggtatatttggcccttttccgtatatatatatatatatatgtgtgtgtgtgtgtgtgtgtgtgtgtgtgtgtgtgtgtttaagttatacttatagtatactatacattataagtatattcttaatatattttagttatttttcaagtatataactttctagtttttatttttaatatgaacacaagtaaatagaagaaagctcaatgaaccatatattttattcatttttggataacatttatttgcaagttgtagttttttttaacttgcaaataatacatgagttgtacagaaataatagaataataaaatcaccaattttgaactatttcgttaatttccccacatcatattcggtcatggaaatatcttcaaagtcttccatttggtccggtccactagctatcaaatcttcaatttcttcctcttcgccttcctccgcttctaagttttggttgcgtcgctccgatcttatccaatcgcgaatgcacactagtacttgcaagctaaagccggataatgaatgtctgtGGTCTCCAATTTACTGTCTTCTTGGCTAAATgtgctctccgaagccacggttgatacttgaaccgtaaggatatctcgagccattcttgaaagtaccagatagcttgccttgtacttcttccaccatgctaagacgtccaagtcatccagttccttgatatccacatttggctgcatcaaataaaagttatattcatcaaagtttacagtacaagaagaagttggctgtgaatgtaaaacttttaaacccgacaagccctttttgctactctgagaagtagtagggcgtggagcaacggttgtagcacgttcttccaaactagaataatgagtaaaaacttttctaaactcatcatcaatagcgagttcgacttcagctaaagatggttgaactccctcttcaatttctaaaaatgtataaatttgactaaccaaatttttagtataagacacttttaaacaaggatttaaaagagaaccaatataaataaagttgggatgggaaaataatacttcttaaatttgattatcatttcaaaaatagccacttgataaccgggtgtatatttatactcttgtaaaactctagctatttccacTAAGTacgctaaaattccggttaccgtgggatagaattgtctagaaaaaacaagagttgcattataaaaaaattctaagagttcaacacattctttaacatcttcccaatgcgaaaaatttaaccaatcatcactatcagtattatatttgttgtgaacttgttgtatgggaatcctatattCATATgtttgttgtagcataatgtaagtgtagttccacctaatctcaatttctacttgaatttttctaggtctaaggttattttccacacaagcattcttaaaatctctaattcttcccctattagcattacaaaaaagaaacgcaaccgcatctctaactttttgaacagaatcttcaaaatgcacaagacctctttaacaattaagtttaaaatgtgacaactacatcttacatgaaaaatatttcttagcggagggtttagttctctttttataagacctatcgcctttgtattattagaagcattatctaaagcaatacaaagtgtttttctataaatgttaaaaaatctcataatagtagacattgaatccgctaaaatttttccatcgtgacgaccttttccttcatcatataaaaaagctataattcttttttgcataacccagttgtcatcaacccaatgacatgtaatagcaaaaaaatctaacttgttaagactaaaacccaaatcagcggtaagacaaacattacaatttaaagaattaaatacatggcgcaaataaaatctatattttttaaacaaatctataacatcggctctacaagtacttctaggaatacccttaAATAACAGagtataacaacgttgaatataagtaacaaaccccaaacccgagtgAAAGGAAAacggtaaacaatcataagctaccattttagctatttctacacgctcttttttcttgtcatacttaaaatttctactggttcgtgggtctatcgtcatttgaatatcccccacatttgaacccgtttgctctccccaaacatccatatgtttggttctcatatgaccatttagtgtacccgttccaccatccttaccagttccttgcttaaaactaaatacttgtccacaaatggtacatgtagctgattagttttccctattcttagtcataaatttccaaactttagctgttggcttacgagttctaggtggtttgtcttgtgtatgtgattgtgcaggacataaatctcctatgggattttcggggggttgtgtttcatcatcatcatcttcattaaaagtgtcggtaaaatgttgttgcattgtcTCATGAtttaaaagtgaattatttccaccaacatcaatacctaaattaggtgtttcttccacaaatgtttcctcattaagcccacccctaacaataccactactactaccggcaccacgtcttaatctctttgacattattaaatagaattaatttaaatcacaatcaaataaatcagaggaaaataaattacaacaaattaaattgctagaattaaattgcgaaaaataaagatagagttggaacgaaggtaccaaatttcCGGATTAATTTTCAATAAAGTGAAGGCggttagaattgcaaatccaccaaagctacttcggattgttgcaaaatcaccaactccaccaacaatattataattgtaaaattaataattgaaactagaataagactataatatttatttgagagaaatttaaagtggctaattattgcaaagtaactataattgagaaaTTGAGATTTGAgacttgagagaaagagaagagtgagttggtgtggattaaaatgaaaatgaagaagggtttatatagggttggggaatgggttaaagtgttaaaaaaaaagtttggggggttgggggggggggggggggggggggggggagaattaatttatggccgtttggcaacgaccatttttgcaaatggaccgttgccaacggtccaataACATCCATAAGTGCTGGCCCGCAAcggctatttttttatttttttattttaaaatttaaccggTTTAATCGGTTTCGATTTCAAAAAAAATCAGAATCGGACCGGTAAtaaataaacggttaaccggaaccgattccaattttaccggtccggttaccggtttgaaccggttaaaccggaccgGTTGACAGGTTTAGTAGACTGTAGCCAAATGAATGAATAATACAGATGCAAAAGTGTTGGCAGCTGAGCACTATTATCTTTGAATCTCATTATATACATGTGGCTGGGAGTTTTATATCCATACATATTGGATCCTCATACGTTTGATATAGAGTATAATCTTATCCTATGAGAATAATTAAAAAGAATAGTGTTCCACTAGAACATAAAAGTGATTAAATTGATTTTACTTACTCTTCGACATTACTAATATATATGAGAATTTCTATTTTTGTAGTTCTCAcatgaatttctttttctttttatctcTACTTGAAATTTTTATGACTTTATAAATTGTCACACATTTTGATAAATTAACTTTTAGGACTTTTTTTATGCCACTAAAAAAGATGATATCATGGAAAATATTATAGTGACTCCCACAAAGCATACTCATACATATTTGAGTTTTTTATGTGAAAATATTATTAAACTTGTTAAAATATATTATTGTTAAATACTTTAAACTCTTATCAAAAATGTAAATAATAGCCCTTCCTTCTCAATCGAaaaatgaattccgaagtatagtagttaattaatcaaattttactTGCACGCACTTTTAACATAAAATTATCTAATAAATTACTATATTAAAGAGGAACTATaagatattatatatatatatatatatattctaaaaatgtttgaaaaacattgtatttaaagaaatataatttgatcTAGATACAGTAATAATACTAGACAATTGCAAAAAGTATATAATGTGAAAAACAggataatatattttatataatttaggagTAATAATTTTTTTCATATTAAACTTAACAGTTTTGTCCTAAATTATATAACATATTAATTATCTggtattttgcaaaatatttttttagtaaaaaataagttagccagtATGAGTTCAATTCAAAGAACTCAAACgaaattaatttaacatatgaAAAGCTCAATTTGGATCATCGGGGACTTAAcctcaagaaaaataaaaatagaagagctttcaattattgatttttttttcctaaaaaaaattaatatataactaagaaaaatgttttcctttaACATACGTTTTTatactttaatattttagaagtCTTTCGAAAATATCAAACTGATGTTACAAGAATAAAAAATCAAGagcagcaattttttttttaaatatcaaattaaaattttaatatcGGCTTGGGCCCGGACTTAACACGGGCCAAGTGACACTAATTATAAATAGAGGGGGAATTTTCCAACGCAGAAAAGAatccaaaaaaatcaaaagaaaatcgGCACAAAGTAATAATCTGTGGATGATAGATAGATAAAATTAAATGGTTCATCTGTTGGTAACTTGATGGATTAAAGGCGTGATTACTTCCTGATTGAATATATGTTGAAAATTTTTATCCTTCATTGTCACGCAGTAATAATAAATATTCTCACACATTGTATTTATCTCTTAAAATCTTGAATCTAGCTTTTGAAATAATTGAGTCTGAATATAGAAAAGGGACTATGGTGTGGGGATTCTGATACCAATTGGCAATAGAATAAGTAAGCAACACAGGCACTATACGCTTTTGCAATAGTATTAATTAAACGCTGTCTCATAAGTCGTACGCCACTCTtcgtattttatttttaattaaaattataaaAGAGTCAAATGTCTTCTTCCCCTATACCTTCCACCAAGAAAGCTTTTAGTAGAAAGAATCCTCTTAGATTTGGTATCATATCTATGTAAGGCTGTAAATCTAATCTTGATTATTCAGATCAATTATTTAACCTCCCCCTAATAATAGAAAAAATGGATTTGCAATGGAGTAGTAGTCACTTTTATAAAAAAGACTTTTGTTATTATGGTCACTGAAATGATAACTTCAATTATCTTCACAGTTCTGAATCTTCATCTAGATTGCTAACCCCAAAAGAAAAATGATATCAGCAATTTCTTGGCTAGGATCACTATCTATGGaagattttgaattaattttcTTAATGAAATCGTTTGGTGAAAAGTTTTATTCACATCCTAACATATACATGACATGTAATAGCAGTAAGGCTAGTTTAAttccctttcctttttttttttttaataaatcctGTCAATCATCCCACAATCTGGGTTGCACCAAGTACAAAACCCTCTTATAATTAATGATTAAGCAATTGAATCTAACCTTGAGATTTGGGTATTAAATATTAAGCTAAAAAGAAGATCCTTTAATAGAATTATGCAACCAAATAACTTTTCTCAAATTGTTTAGAAGAAAACAATGTGATAGGAGGTTGTTTGAGAGTGGGGGGTCCAGATGACAAGGCCATGAGCAACGTGTGTAATAGTGGTGACAAAGAGCCTGAGCAAGTGACAATGTCAATTTTTGTTAATGTCACTCCAAAAAAACTTTTGGTACAGCTCAAGAGCCATTCACACCCCGACTTTAAAAGGCGGGGACggaatttaaaatttatgaattcgagattttaatttttaaaaaatgttaAATTCTAAATTACTTTTTCtgtttcaaattattttttatttttcattttgttcGCTCCTTAACAAATATGTATTAATTAGAAGAGGTATTTGAttactttacatttttttttatgtttaagttataatttctctattaaatgtttactctatttatatATTATCTCTATCAATGACAAAATTCTAGCAAccgtaaaataaaaaaaaaaattaaatgtgtcttgaacttctaaaatgacaaataatttgagataactatttttagtaaccacgATAGATAATTTGAAATGAAAgtagtactcccttcgtctcaatttatgtgacataattcAAGTTTCGAGCGTCAAACTTCCTTATTTTGACCATAAATTCGGATATatgatctttaaattttttttaaaataatttacatatttagaaattatATAAAACATACTACAAGTCACaacaattaataatttaaaatatttaagagGATATGAATAAATCACAATCAAAGGTTTTtttgtttgactctcgaaaagctaaaattatcacataaattaagacagaGTGAAAAATAATTTACTCATATTCAATGAactttttaatacaaatataaacTTTGGACCGAAATTACTTGGTTTAGCCGAACCCGCCTAGCTCCGCCCCCTGCTATTTTAACCAACACACCACAAGAAAAGAGACCGGTTTTTTTTCCCTACCAACTCAAATTACAAACAAAGAAACAGCTAAGCTTCTGCAGTAACAATACAAACACTCTGAGACTATAAGCATAACAGCACAGAGCATATTTTCTTTGTGTCTGTCTCATTTTCAGTTCTCTTTTCTCTATTGAAAAAACCTTCTTTGTACCTTAATTTCATGATAATGGACTACTGGTGTACTTCTCTTACTGTTGATGATGAATTTGAGAAACTTGTACGTAGAATGAACCCACCAAGGTACTTCCTTATCTTGTTTAGTTGCCAGTCATTTTTGGAACATCCCTTTTTATGGTCTGAATTATACTGCCAATCTTGATTTTCACCAAAATGGGATATGGGATTGACCATGTTGTTTTAATGATTGAAACTTTTGTGACCAAGTTTATTTATAAACAGGAAATTAAGCATCTTTATGCTGATTTAATCATAAATTCTGATTGTGGGGTTTGTACAGGGTTACTGTTGATAATACATCTGACAAGAAAACAACTCTGATCAAGGTACGGACATGTTTTTGAGGTTAACTTAATTGATAACTCTGTTTGTTTTCTTCGAGTTGATTTCTCACTCAACTAAAGTTGCTATCTGAGAAAATTAAAATCAAGAAGACCGGTAACTTTGAGATAGTAACTATTAGTTGAGTCATCATCTGATAaatcagccccccccccccccccccccaaccctctttttttttttttaatttgtatgAATCTTTTTTGGCTTTTGGGTTGAATTGTCCCTTAAATTTGCAGGTTGATAGTGCCAATAAAAGAGGAAGCTTATTGGAAGTGGTTCAGGTTCTAACTGATATGAACTTGATAATTAGGAGAGCTTATATATCTTCTGATGGGGAATGGTTTATGGATGGTGAGTTTCTTAATTAAGGAGAAGTCTTTTGTTTTTATTAATTATTCTcccttattccttttttttttaaaaaaaaaaaattcttgattgCAGTATTTCATGTTactgatgaatatggaaataagCTCACTGAAGATAACGTTGCTGAACGCATTCAGCAGGTAGATCTACAAAGTTAATATACTGTTGGACTACTCCCTTCGTTCCATTTTAAGTGTCGCTTTAGATGTTTTCACACCCATTATAAAAAAATGCAAGTTATAGCTTTACTAAGTTACTCGTGTTTATTAGTAGATGTTTTTTGAAAATTGAGCAATATTAAAAAAGGACCACTTCTTTCATGTTAAAGATGTAGTTGGTATCAATTGCCACTTTTAGTCTTGAATTCCTAAAGTGAGACTTATTTTGAGATAGTTTTATTAATCTAAAGCAACAGTTAAAATGAGAAGGAGGGAGTATTTTTTTTGCCACTATTAATCTTTTCTTTCCCATATAAGGCAGTGTTTCTTTGCTAGTCATAGAGCATAAATACTGAAATTTGATCACTTTTAGCAAATGGAATATTCTTCAATGCTTTATCACTAGACAGAGTTAGTACTTCAACAATTATCTGCGCGAACGAATAATAGTTTGCAAAATCTCGTTTTGTTTATGTGGCAATTAGCAACATTAATGTGAAAATGTATTTTTTACAGTGCTTATCTTTCGTTCCAATTATTGCTTTACCCTGTAAACTAAGTTGCACTAGATAGTGAAGATTTTCTCTGTTGCAGTCACTGGGACCGAAGGGCTGCAGCTTCCGTTCTTTGACAAGATCCGTGGGTGTTCAATCTGCAGCGGAGCAGACAACCATAGAATTAACTGGGCGGGACCGTCCAGGATTACTCTCGGAGATCTTTGCTGTACTCACGGACCACAAATGTAATGTGGTAGCAGCAGAAGTGTGGACTCATAATTCAAGAATGGCATCAGTTGTGTACATAACTGATGAAGAGAACGGATTGTCAATAGATGATACTGATCGGCTTGCTAAAATCAGGCAATTGCTTTTGTACGTTTTAAAAGGGGAAAGAGACAGGCGAGGTGCCAACACTGCAGTTTCTGTTGGTTCCACTCATAAAGAGAGGAGGCTACATCAAATGATGTATGCTGATCGCGATTATGATAAGGATGATATGGATTGTATATCGAGTGATCGGACTAAGCCCTTAGTAACTGTAGAAAGTTGTGCAGAAAAAGGCTACACCGTTGTGAATTTAAGATGTGCAGACCGTCCTAAGCTGATCTTTGATACAGTGTGCACATTAACCGATATGCAGTatgtggtatatcatggtacCCTCATTGCTGAAGGACTGGAGGCTTATCAGGTAATCTTCTTAATGACTTGAATAGCTGGTTTTTTACCCTTACATTGTTTTTAGTGTACACAAACTTTCGGAACTTTCTTTGCAAGAACTGCACGTTTAAAGTGCACGAGTGGAATTTTGTAGAAAAGAAACTAGTAGCTCAGAAACTACCAGTCTAAAGCTATGGACCAGTTGTTATCTCTTTGGTTTGGAATCTGCTTGTTAGTCATTAGAATGAGTTTGACAATGAGCAACTTGTAGGATCTTACCCAATTTCTTCTTGTTCTTCATTTGTCGTTTTTTTAGGAATATTACATTAGGCATATGGATGGATATCCAATCAGTTCTGAAGCAGAGAGACAGCGCGTGATACAATGCTTGGAGGCGGCTATAAAGAGACGAATTTCTAATGTACAACCTTAAAGAGTTTGAATTTCACATTGAGTATTGGCCAGTTTCCCTACTTGCTAAAACTCACATTCTATTTTCTGTATGCCAATTATGCAGGGAATAAGACTGGAATTATGTGGTGATGACAGAATTGGGTTTCTATCGGATGTAACTCGCATATTTAGAGAGAATGGTCTTTCTGTTTCCAGGGCTGAGGTAACGACAAGAGGCTCGCAAGCTGTTAATGTTTTCTATGTTATTGATGCATCAGGAAGTCAAGTTAAAAGTGAAACCATTGAAGCAGTCCGTAAAGAAATAGGTCAGACCGTTCTTCGTGTCAAGGACAACGATGTCTGCTCCAGTGCTTCACCACCACAGCAAACTGCGAGATTCTCTTTGGGACATATATTCAGATCAAGCTCAGAGAAATTTCTGTTCAACTTGGGACTAATTAAGTCATGTTCTTGAGCAGCAGTTCAGGGCCATGTACAATGCCTGTATATGTTAAGGATAGATGTGTCTAACATTAGGGTTGGACTAAAGCAAAGTTAGTTAGTTAGTCAACCCTTTTGTTGATGTCAGTCTCAGGCCACAAGCCCATTTCTATCTGTAAAGTTTAATTCAATGTCTAAATTATAACTGTAAAATGATCTTGCTTGTACCTTCCCTCTTTATCTTTTTTCCTTCTTGTTGGGGCGGAAGGAGTGGGGGTCATCGTACAACAGCAACTACATCTCAATCCCAAGCAAATTGGGGTTGGATATAGTGACGGAGCTAAGATCACAAGcaagaggattttttttttttaaaaaaagtgcttttgCCAACAGGATTCAACTACTTGTATACATGCAAAAGAAATCATTTTTGCCC
Encoded proteins:
- the LOC132641314 gene encoding ACT domain-containing protein ACR4-like isoform X1, with the translated sequence MIMDYWCTSLTVDDEFEKLVRRMNPPRVTVDNTSDKKTTLIKVDSANKRGSLLEVVQVLTDMNLIIRRAYISSDGEWFMDVFHVTDEYGNKLTEDNVAERIQQSLGPKGCSFRSLTRSVGVQSAAEQTTIELTGRDRPGLLSEIFAVLTDHKCNVVAAEVWTHNSRMASVVYITDEENGLSIDDTDRLAKIRQLLLYVLKGERDRRGANTAVSVGSTHKERRLHQMMYADRDYDKDDMDCISSDRTKPLVTVESCAEKGYTVVNLRCADRPKLIFDTVCTLTDMQYVVYHGTLIAEGLEAYQEYYIRHMDGYPISSEAERQRVIQCLEAAIKRRISNGIRLELCGDDRIGFLSDVTRIFRENGLSVSRAEVTTRGSQAVNVFYVIDASGSQVKSETIEAVRKEIGQTVLRVKDNDVCSSASPPQQTARFSLGHIFRSSSEKFLFNLGLIKSCS
- the LOC132641314 gene encoding ACT domain-containing protein ACR4-like isoform X2; translation: MGNGLWMYFMLLMNMEISSLKITLLNAFSRFSLLQSLGPKGCSFRSLTRSVGVQSAAEQTTIELTGRDRPGLLSEIFAVLTDHKCNVVAAEVWTHNSRMASVVYITDEENGLSIDDTDRLAKIRQLLLYVLKGERDRRGANTAVSVGSTHKERRLHQMMYADRDYDKDDMDCISSDRTKPLVTVESCAEKGYTVVNLRCADRPKLIFDTVCTLTDMQYVVYHGTLIAEGLEAYQEYYIRHMDGYPISSEAERQRVIQCLEAAIKRRISNGIRLELCGDDRIGFLSDVTRIFRENGLSVSRAEVTTRGSQAVNVFYVIDASGSQVKSETIEAVRKEIGQTVLRVKDNDVCSSASPPQQTARFSLGHIFRSSSEKFLFNLGLIKSCS